A section of the Humulus lupulus chromosome 2, drHumLupu1.1, whole genome shotgun sequence genome encodes:
- the LOC133818578 gene encoding probable UDP-N-acetylglucosamine--peptide N-acetylglucosaminyltransferase SEC, producing MDPDIFNTWCNILKRVPNSALWLLRFPAAGESRLCNYAVQRGVQPDQIIFTDVAMKGEHIKRSALADLFLDTCDKRSRK from the exons ATGGATCCTGATATTTTCAATACATG GTGCAACATCCTTAAGCGAGTACCAAATAGTGCACTTTGGCTTCTCAGATTTCCTGCTGCTGGCGAGTCGAGACTCTGCAATT ATGCTGTTCAAAGAGGTGTACAACCAGATCAGATTATTTTCACAGATGTTGCCATGAAGGGTGAACATATCAAGCGCAGTGCTTTAGCAGATTTATTCTTGGACAC